One Candidatus Desulfatibia profunda genomic window, GAGCGTAGAGGGAGGATAATATGCAAACGCAGGTTAAACAGTGGCTCCAAGAGGGAAGCGTGGATATATTCCTGGGATACAAACTGGTGCAGGGACATCCGTTGCCGCACTGTTTTACCAAGGACAATCTGGACGAGGTCAACGATTTAATCGCCGGCAAAGCCCGATATTCTTTGGAAAAAATCGCCACCAAAATTGCCGCCGTCCATCCGGACTTAAAAATCGGCCTGCTGGCCCGCGACTGCAACCAGCGCGCCTTAAACGTGCTTTATGTATGGAACCAGTTAAAACCGGATAACATTAAAACCGTCAGTTTGAACTGTTGCCCTTCCAAACTCAAGGAACATGGAGACTGCACCTATCTTGAGCCGGATAAGATCGGGCCGTTTAAAAAGATGGTCGGCATTGACAACAACATGGACGTTGAAACGGCTGAAGAATTCAAACCGGAAGAACGGTTCAGCCGCTGGATGTTTGAATTTACCAAGTGCATCAAGTGTTACGGCTGCAGGAACATCTGCCCGGTCTGCTTTTGCAAGGAATGCAGCCTGGAACACCCCGAACTGATCGGTACCGGAACGCTTCCGCCTGAAATACCGATCTTCCATCTGGTTCGGGCGGTTCATATGGGCGGCCGGTGCATCGACTGTGGCCTGTGCGAAGACGCCTGCCCGGCGGACATCCCGTTACGGTTGCTTTACAGAAAAGTCAACGCAACGGTTTCCGATGTCTTTGATTATCAGACCGGTACCAGCCCGGAGCAATCGCCATTCAACCTGCTGGGCGAAGAAGTGACGCTGGAACTCAAACCGCTTTAAGAATTGAATATTGAATATTGACGCTTGAAGATTTGATAATTTGAAAGTCACAACAAAGCCAATCGCCACATTAAGGAGTAACAAGTATGGATTTTAAATTCGTTCCTTCAGTTTGTTCATATTGCGGTTGCGGCTGCGGGGTTTTGTTCCAGGTAATGGACGGCCAGGTCGTGGACACGCTGCCGATGAAAACGCATCCGGTCAATGAAGGCAAACTGTGCATCAAAGGCTGGAACCTTCATGAACACGTGATCAGCGAAAAACGCCTGACGACCCCGCTGCTCAAAAAGGACGGGCAATTTCAGGAAGCAACATGGGATGAGGCCATCCAGACCGTTGCCGGACGGCTTAAGGAAATTATAAACGCCCATGGGCCCGACAGTGTCGCTGTATTGGCTTCGGCCAAAATCACCAATGAAGAAAATTACCTGGTTCAGAAATTTGCCAGGGCCGTGATCGGAACCAACAACGTTGATCACTGTGCCCGGCTCTGACATTCTTCCACTGTGGTCGGTCTGGCCGCAGCATTCGGC contains:
- a CDS encoding 4Fe-4S binding protein; the encoded protein is MQTQVKQWLQEGSVDIFLGYKLVQGHPLPHCFTKDNLDEVNDLIAGKARYSLEKIATKIAAVHPDLKIGLLARDCNQRALNVLYVWNQLKPDNIKTVSLNCCPSKLKEHGDCTYLEPDKIGPFKKMVGIDNNMDVETAEEFKPEERFSRWMFEFTKCIKCYGCRNICPVCFCKECSLEHPELIGTGTLPPEIPIFHLVRAVHMGGRCIDCGLCEDACPADIPLRLLYRKVNATVSDVFDYQTGTSPEQSPFNLLGEEVTLELKPL